In Nostoc edaphicum CCNP1411, the sequence AACAGCAAAACTAGCAGAAAGTCAAAAGAAACAAAGACTCAGTGAAGCTCAATTAAATCGTTCGTTGAAAATCGCCCTAACTGCTTCCGTTCTCGCCATATTAGGATTAAGTGTTTCCATAGTGACAGCAGTAGATAGCGAAATTAAAACCCTCAGTGCATCCAGTGAAGCCCTCTTTGCATCCCAAAAAGGTATTGATGCTTTAAAGGAAGGTTTAAAAGCGGGGAGAAAATTACAACAAACAGTCTGGGTAGATTCCTATACAAGAGAGCAAGTACAGACGGCGCTTTATCAGGCAGTTTCCGGGTTGAGAGAATATAATCGTTTCGACGGGCATATATCTGGGGTAAATAGTGCTACATTTAGCAGCGTTCCCCCTTGGGGTTGGCAAAGCCATCGCTCTTTAATTGCCTCGGCTAGTGCAGACACTACAATCAATCTCTGGCGTCCCGATGGTAGCTTGGTCAAAACCTTGTCTGGGCATCAAGATGTAGTTAATAGCGTCAGTTTCAGCCCTGATAGTCAAATCATTGCTTCCGCTAGCCAAGATAAGACAGTAAAACTTTGGAGTCGAGAAGGTCAACTGCTTGCTACTCTTTTAGGACATCAGGGTGTAGTGAATAGTGTTAGTTTCAGTAAAGATGGTCAACTCATTGCTTCAGCTAGTACAGATAAGACAGTAAAAATTTGGAGTCAGGACGGTAAATTACTCAAAACCTTGCAAGGACATAATGGTGCAGTTTTGAGCGTTGCTTGGTCAACTGATGGTCAAACTATTGCTTCTGGGAGTGCTGACAACACCATCAAGCTTTGGAGTCGGAATGGTGAGTTGCTTAAAACCTTCTCAGGGCATAATGATGCAGTCTTGAGTCTAGCTTGGTCGCCCGATGGTCAAACTATTGCTTCTGCTAGTTTAGACCAGACAATTAAACTGTGGAATCTAGATGGTAAGTTACTGCGAACCTTGTCGGGGCATAGTGCTGGAGTTACCAGCGTCAGTTTTAGCCGTGATGGTAACACGATCGCTTCCGCAAGTACCGACGAGACAATCAGACTTTGGAGTTCTCAAGGTGTCCTGCTGGGAACCCTGAAGGGACATAATAATTGGGTTAACAGTGTCAGTTTCAGCCCAGATGGTCGTACCTTGGCTTCTGCCAGTCGGGATAAAACAGTAAAACTCTGGCGTTGGGATGATGTGTTACTGCGAAAGCCCAAAGCTAATGATGACTGGGTGACTAGCATCAGTTTTAGCCCTGGGGGTCGTACTTTAGCCGCAGCCAGTCGAGACAAAACTGTAAAACTTTTCAATCGAGAGGGTAAGCTTATCCGTAGTTTTACGGGGCATCAGGGTCAAGTTTGGGGAGTTAGTTTTAGTCCTGATGGTAAAGCGATCGCTTCGGCTAGTAAAGATAAAACAGTAAAACTTTGGAGTCGCAACGGTAAACTGCTCAACACCCTACAGGGTCATAATGATACCGTCTTGGGTGTAGCTTGGTCGCCGAATGGTCAAGTAATTGCCTCGGCTAGTAAAGATAAAACGGTAAAGCTTTGGAGTCGAGACGGTATACTACTCAACACTTTGCAAGGACATCAAGATGCAGTGAATTGGGTAAGTTTTAGCCCCGATGGTAAATTGTTAGCCTCAGCCAGTGATGATAAAAACGTGAAAATCTGGAGTGTAGAGGGTAAATTAATATACACATTAGCTGGTCATAGCCGCCGAGTAAATGGGGTTGCTTGGTCGCCTGATAGTCAAAGCATTGCCTCAGTTAGTATTGATAGCACGGTGAAGATTTGGAATCGAGACGGGAAACTGGTAAATAATCTCGTAGGCGATGGTGATAGTTTCATCAGTGTCAGTTTTAGCCCCGACGGCAAGACACTAGCAGCTAGCAGTGATGATAAAGTGAGGATTTGGAACCGAGAAGGGACATTACTGATTGCTTTGAAAGGTGATAAGCAAGAGTTAACCAGCGTTAGTTTCAGTCCTGACGGTCAGACTCTGGCTGCGGGTAGTGGTAATGGTACAGTGATTTTACAGAATTTGGCAGACATCCAACTGGAAAAATTACTAGCACGGGGTTGCGATTTGCTGCATGATTATTTGCAGACTAATCAGAAGCTAATGAAAAGCGATCGCGCCTTGTGTTCTGGTAGGTGATGCAGATTTTTAATGCAGTAGATAATTGGCGCAAGCGATCGCTAACTTCTAAGTTAGACTCTTGCGATCGCAGTTCTGGTGGTATCTCTGCCAACAAAAGCGGATTTTCTTGCAACCATTCGTTATTGGCAATCCCCGTCCATGTGCCTTGCTTTTCTCTAAAACTATCAATCAAGCCCTTTAGTTCTTGAATACAGTACGATTCAAAACCTGATGCTTCAAAAATTGCAGCACGCAAGTATTCTTCAAAAGCATTAATATCATTTTCAACTTCAAATATTACATCATCTTGCGGAGATTGAAATTCACTGGAAACATCTATAGTACTTTTTGTGACAACATTAATAATAGGTGCTACGATTCCTTTTATTCCTAAAATCTGTTGTCTTGTATCAGGATGATAGAGTAATTTATAACCATATTTTGCATATCTTTTGAGGACTTGAAAAGCGGCTTCTTCTCCCGTGTAATAGTTATCAACTATTTCAATATCTACACCAAGGCTCTTAGCAATCTTATCGCGGGCATCGCTATTAAGTGGAGCGCGAATTAATACTTCTGCTACTGGACGGGCAAAACGTAAAAATAGAACGCTTAAGCTATTTTCTAGCTTAGATAAAAAGTATTCTTCCGATTTATCAATTAATCTTTCTTTTACTTGCTTACTCCCCCACAATAATGTTGTCATATATTCGACTAAATTTAATGCCTCATCTTTCAATTCCATAGCGAGTTGTCTGGCTATAGAAGATAAAAGCTTGCTAATGTCGCCATATAAATCTTCACGCCAAGCGAAATTAGCTTTCATACGATCAAACTGTGGGAATGAATTGGCAGCAAAGATAATAGCTTTTTTTCTAAATGCTTCTTCTTTCAGTTTTTGGATTTCACTGGCTACAATTTGTAGATATCTCTCTTTAAATTTGGCGAGGCTAGTTGCAGAATTCTCGGTTAAATTATCGAGAGAGTTATTGGTAACAGAAGAATCATAAAATTTTTGGAGATCAGCTTTCTTCTCTTCCCATCTATGATTCCACCATTCGCTAAACAAAACTCGTCTACGGTCTTCTTCAAATCGTTTTGCGTCTTCAGGGTTTTCAGGATAACGTTTGCTAACTAAATTATAAATTTCTTCAGAGGTAGTTAAGATTGTATTTATAGAAGCCTCGCATCTCTTTTTTAAGATAAATACACGTTCAGTATTAATATAATTAAATATTTTTTCTTTGATTTCTGGAATTCCAGTACCTTTCTTATTTAAAGTTTCCTCATCGATAATTCCAGTTAATTTTTTTAACTGGGCTTGAATATTGTTTGCGTCACCAATCTCTAACCTTGTCTGCTCTCCAGCTAATCCATTCAAAACTAGATATGCTCCCGCAGAACCATATATAATACGTTCCTGTGGAAGTTTGGCACGTCTAAACCAATCTTGAGATGCTTCTTCAATATGAGTTTGAAGTGCTTCTGGAGTGGCTAATGAGTCAATCCGACTTAAAAATACAAAAAGTTTATCAGCAACGGTAATGTTTTTATCACCAAGTTCTGTGAATTTGATGATTTCTAGTTCCTTCT encodes:
- a CDS encoding Dynamin family protein, yielding MFSESDRRGIVQRFTSLREKELEIIKFTELGDKNITVADKLFVFLSRIDSLATPEALQTHIEEASQDWFRRAKLPQERIIYGSAGAYLVLNGLAGEQTRLEIGDANNIQAQLKKLTGIIDEETLNKKGTGIPEIKEKIFNYINTERVFILKKRCEASINTILTTSEEIYNLVSKRYPENPEDAKRFEEDRRRVLFSEWWNHRWEEKKADLQKFYDSSVTNNSLDNLTENSATSLAKFKERYLQIVASEIQKLKEEAFRKKAIIFAANSFPQFDRMKANFAWREDLYGDISKLLSSIARQLAMELKDEALNLVEYMTTLLWGSKQVKERLIDKSEEYFLSKLENSLSVLFLRFARPVAEVLIRAPLNSDARDKIAKSLGVDIEIVDNYYTGEEAAFQVLKRYAKYGYKLLYHPDTRQQILGIKGIVAPIINVVTKSTIDVSSEFQSPQDDVIFEVENDINAFEEYLRAAIFEASGFESYCIQELKGLIDSFREKQGTWTGIANNEWLQENPLLLAEIPPELRSQESNLEVSDRLRQLSTALKICITYQNTRRDRFSLASD